TGCCGTTCCCGCTGCTGTCCGACGCCGACAGCAAGACGGCCCAGGCCTACGGCGTGCTCGCCTCCAAGTTGGGCTTCAAGTACGCGCGCCGCACCACCTTCCTGATCGACCCGCAGGGCCGGATCGCGAAGGTCTATCCGGATGTGGATCCCGAAAAGAACTCCGCGCAGGTGCTGTCCGACCTGGCCACGCTGAAGGCGGCTTCCTGATGGCACTGGTGATGCGTAGCGATACCGCCCGTCGCGAAGGCTTTGCGTTCTGGCGCATTCTGGTATGGCTGATCCTGCTGCTCGCCGCCTACGGCTGCCTGCAATACGCCACCCACGCAGGGCAGCTGTGGCGTGCACTGGCCCCCCTGCCTGCTACTGACACGGGTGACATCCTGCAACTGCAGAAGATGCTCGCGTGGGACGTGCTTTATTTCTTCATGGCGTTCGCGCTGGTGGTGATCTGCGCGGGCGTCATTCTTCGCCAGGCGTGGGCGCGTTCCTCGCTGCAGATGGCCTCCGTGTTGCTGGCGGTGGGCTGGGGCCTGGTCGGCGGCATCATGCTGTTCCTGCAATGGCGCGAATTCAGCCAGGGAGTAGCCCTGACGAACGCGCAGGCGTCGCTGGATGCGGCCTCGCAGATGGCGCTTGCGCACATGCATCGCAGCTTCCTGATGGCCATGGGCATCAAGGCCCTGGGCGTGCCGGTGCTGCTGTGGCTGGCCTGGCGCCTTGGCCAGCCGGCGGTGCGCGGCCAGTTCCGCAGCCTGCGCGGGCGCCGCTGATTCAGGTTCGGTTGCCACGCCGCAGGTTATCGCTGCGGCAACGTCCGCTCCGGTTTTTCCCCATGCGCCTGCGCCACCTCTCCGTTCTCCTGGGCTTTTCGGCCGCCAGCATGGCGCTGCACGCCCAGGACCTGGCCACGACCTGCCACGCCACCAGCAGCTACGACCTGACCGTGGCCCCCGATCACCTCCAGTTCGACCGGGCGCAGCCGTCGCCGAAGGTGGTGGTGCTGCACGATGGCAGCCTGCGCACCGATGGTGCGGCGGTATCCATGCGTCCGGACGACGAAGACCGGCTGTCGCTGTTTGAGCGAGACCTGCGCGCCCTGGTGCCGCGGGCGAAGGCGGTGGCTGCCAACGGCGTGGACATGCTGGCCGCCGCCATGCACGACGAGGGCACCCGTCTGCAACTGGATGCCGCCACGCGGGCGGAACTTGACCGCCGGGTGGCCAGTCGCGCCGCTGAGCTGAAGCAGCGCATCGCCGCCAGCAACAGCACGCACGACTGGCAGGGCAACCTGGCCGACCAGTACGCCAACCAGCTCGCCGCCGACCTGATGCCCCTGCTGGCCAACGATCTGGGCCAGCAGGCCATGAACGCCGCCATGACCGGCGACCTGCAGGCCGCGGCCAGCCTGCGCGACACCGCCGCGGACCTCACCACCCAGCTGCGGCCGCGCCTGGAGCAGCGCATGCAGGCGCTGTCACCCCAGATCAAGGCGTTGTGTCCGTCGGTTCAGCGCCTGGCCGAGTTGCAGCAGGGCCTGCGCGGTGCGGGCGGGCAACCGCTGAATCTGCTCGAGGTGGGGCAGTAAAACCCCGGCTGAGCATGAGTCTCCTCTTCGCCCGGGATTAACCTTCTGCTAAGCGGCGGGGAGAGAGGATGGCGTCCGCCACCGTTCCAGGCGCAGCAGTCAGCAGGAGGCGACCGCGTGTCGCGCGCACCACACTACAACGCCCTGATCCGTCGGGGCATCGATGACCGTGCCCTGTATCGCCGGGCCCTGTCGCAAGTCCGAGAGCCCGGCCTGCAGGCGCTGCTGGGTGAGAATCTTCAGACCCTGGATGCCCTCATCGGCGACCTGCAGGCGCACGTCCACGCCGCCGGGCGCACCCCGGCCCGCCACGGCACGCTGGCGGGCGCCATCCGCAGCGTGCTTGCTGATATGGCCGTGGGCATGGCGGGCAATCGCGATTCGGCCTGGGTGCACTACCTGGCTCGCAACGAATGCGCCCTGCTGCATGTGTTCGAACAGCAGCTGGCGCGGGCGTCGGACGATTCGGCGCGTGTGCTGAGAGTCCAGTTGTCCCGCCTGCACGGCATCCACAAGGATATGCACTGCCTGGCTGGCACCACCCACGGTTGACCGGCCGCTTCGTCACCTCAAGGAACGGGCGTGATTTCGACTCCTGCCGACGTGCTGGACTTCTGGTTCGAGCCTGCCACCGAGGCGCACTGGTTCGCGCGCAGCCACGCGTTCGATGACGCTGTTCGCGAGCGTTTTGGCGCCACGCTGGAGGCGGCGCGCCGGGGCGATCTCGACGCCTGGGCCAATACCCCCGAGGGCTGGCTGGCGCTGCTGATCGTGCGTGACCAGTTCAGTCGCAATGTTTATCGCAATGATCACCGGGCGTGGTCCACCGATGCCGGCACGCAGGCCATCGCGCTGGCGGGCATTGCACGCGGGTATGACCAGGCCCTGTCGCCGCTCCAGCGCCTCTTTGCCTACCTGCCGCTGGAGCACGCGGAAGATCTTGCCTTGCAACAGCACTGCGTGAGCCTGTTCGAGAGGCTGGCGGCGGAGCAGCCCGAGGCTGCGCGCGCCCGCTTCAAGGACTTCCTTGATTACGCCCGGCAGCACCACGATGTGATAAAGCGGTTCGGCAGGTTTCCGCACCGCAACGCCGTCCTTGGACGTGCGGATACGCCAGCGGAGCAGGCCTATCTGTCCACCCCGGGCACCGGCTTCTGAGCGTCAACGACGACACGGAGTTCATCATGCGCCGCTATCTCCTCCTTGCCCTGCTGCTGTTGAGTGCTTCCGCTTATGCGAGCAACACCTATCGCGTGGGCAGCTCGGTGCTCACCGTCGGTGACAGCGCCGTGCGCGCCATGCAGCTGATGGGCCAACCGGATTTCAAGGAGCCGGTCCAGAGCGACTTCGGCGGTTACCAGGGCGAGCGCTGGCAGTACCTGCGCGACGATGGGCGCGTGGTCATCATCACCATCATCAACGGCAAGGTCGCGGAGATTGCCGACCGCTCGCGTTGAGTGCGCCTTGCGGCCACGCCCTTGAGAGGGCGTGGCCGACACGTTGCGGTGGCGCCCGACGCATGCCGCCTTCCCCGACTGCCCCGATAAGGTGAATTCTCCGCGCCGCGCGCGCATGGAGAGGGGAGAGGGGCAATGCGTCGATACCTGGTCTTGGGTGGGCTCCTGCTCACCTGTGCGGTTCACGCCGGCAGCGGCACCCTGCGCGTCGGCAGCCAGGTGCTGGTGGTGGGCGACAGCGCCACGCGTGTCATCGAGCTGCTGGGCAAACCGTCCTATCGCGGTCACGCCAAGGCCGCTCCAAGCCAGCGCAAGAGCGGCAAGAAGGGCAGCAAGGCGAGCACCTCCGGTGGCGAGCAGTGGCAGTACCGGCAGGGCAACCGTCTGGTCACCATCACCCTGGCGGACGGCAAGATCACCGGCATTCGCGACGACGGCCGCTGAGCAGGATAGTGGCGCACATGCCGCCCATGCGATAAGAAGCGCGATTCCCCGGAGATCGCGCCATGTCCAACGTGCCCCCAGCGGCCGAGCACGCCTCGCCCAGCCTGCTGCGCCTGCGTCAGCCCGGCGCCCACGGCAAGGTCACCAACATCGAGTTGTTCTTCGACCTGGTGTTCGTCTATGCGGTGACGCAGCTCTCGCACACCCTGTTGCACGACCTGAGCGTGATGGGCGCGGTGCGCGTGCTGTTGCTGTTCCTGGCCGTGTGGTGGGTGTGGATTTTCACCGGCTGGATCGCCAACTGGCTGGACCCCGAGCGCCTGGCTGTACGCCTGCTGGTGCTGGCGCTGATGTTCGCCGGACTGTTGCTGTCCACCGCGTTGCCCGAGGCATTCGACGGGCGCGGCAAGGTATTTGCCATGGCCTACGTGGCCATGCAGGTGGGGCGTTCGCTGTTCATGGTCTGGGCCCTGCGCCATGCCAGCCAGTCCGCGCGCTTCAACTTCTATCGCATCACGACATGGCTGGCCGTCACTGGCGTGCTGTGGCTGGTGGGCGCGTTTGCCGATGGCCATGCGCGCCTCGCATGGTGGGCCGTGGCGCTGGGCATCGAGTACATGGGGCCGGCGGCGTTCTTCTACGTGCCCGGGCTGGGCCAGTCCTCCACCCGCGAATGGGACGTGGAAGGCGGCCATATGGCGGAGCGCTGCAGCCTGTTCGTGATCATCGCGCTGGGTGAATCGGTGGTGGTGATGGGCAGCACGTTCGCGGACAGTGCACGCACGCCGGATCTCTGGCTCACCTGCGTCACGGCCTTCATCGGTTGCGTGGCCATGTGGTGGATCTACTTCGACATGGGCGTGGAACGGGGCAGTCGCTCGATTCGCCATTCGGCCGATCCGGGACGTACCGCGCGCATCGCCTATACCTACCTGCATCTGCTGATCGTCGCCGGCATCATCGTCAGCGCGGTGGGTGACGAACTGAGCCTGACGCATCCGCACGCAGCACCGGACACGGCCCAGGTGGCCGTGCTGCTGGGCGGCCCGGCGCTCTATCTGCTGGGCAATGCCTTGTTCAAGCAGGCGGCCAACCAGACCAACGTGCCGCTGTCCCATCTCGCAGGACTCGGCCTGCTGGCGTTGCTGTTGTGGCCCGCGCACGCGATGACGGTGATGTCGCTGGCCACGGCCACCACCGTGGTGCTGGTGGTGGTCGCGGTGTGGGAGAGTCTTTCGCTGCGCGACCTGCGGCGCGAGCTGTACGGCGCAACGGAGGAGTAAGCGCCGGTCCTCTGCAGGAGCGCACCTTGTGCGCGACCGCAGAGTCAGGTCGGTACCGCTCCGTCAGGTGGTCGCGCACAGGGTGCGCTCCTACAAAGAGGCTTCAGGCGGCAGTCGGAACCTGCACACCATGCAACTCCGCCAGCAGCGCCTGCGCGCTCCACGTACGCCGCGCCTGTTCGGCTTCATGGATCAAGGCCACCAGCCGTGCGTTCACCGGCACGGTCACGCCATGCCGTGCAGCGATGCGCACCACCTCGCAACGGAGGAGTAAGCGCCGGTCCTCTGTAGGAGCGCACCTTGTGCGCGACCGCAGAGTCAGGTCGGTACCGCTCCGTCAGGTGGTCGCGCACAGGGTGCGCTCCTACAAAGAGGCTTCAGGCGGCAGTCGGAACCTGCACACCATGCAACTCCGCCAGCAGCGCCTGCGCGCTCCACGTACGCCGCGCCTGTTCGGCTTCATGAATCAAGGCCACCAGCCGTGCGTTCACCGGGGCGGTCACGCCATGCCGTGCAGCGATGCGCACCACCTCGCCGTTGATTGCATCCACTTCCGTGGGCCGGCCGCGCTCCAGGTCTTCCCACATGGACGAACGCGCCACCGGGTCGATGGCCAGCAGGCGCGACGCGAGACGGCGGAACCAGCTGTCCGGCATTTCCAGCACGCGCGGCAACCATTGCGGGCGCAGGGGGGTGAGCTTCGCGGGCTGGACCTGTGCGGCGGCGAAGACCGCGAGTGCTTCGCGCTGGGCCAATGCCAGACAGCGTCGCCAGTCGCGTTGCGACAGCTCGTCCTTCAGGGGCACGTTGGCCAGTGCATTGATGGCGTTGTTGAGGTTCAGCAGCAGCTTGGCCGCCAGCACCGCGGGCATGTCGGGGCGCGCCATCAGGGGCAGGCCGGACGCCTCGAAAACCGGGAAAAACGCCGCCAGCGAATCGTGTGCCTCCACCATCAGTTCGCCGCCGGAACCCTGATGGAAATCGCCGGGTATGCGCTGCAGCACGTTGAACGGCACCATGCCGGCCAGCACCGGGTGTCCCGGCAGCGCGTCGCGCAGGATGGCGGCGTTGTGCAGGCCGTTCTGGAAGCTCACCACCGGCACGCCGGGTGCAATGATGCCCGCCAGCTCCTGAGCAACGGTTTCCGTGGCGGCCGACTTCACGGTGACCAGCACCAGGTGTGCCTTGGCGGCGGCGAATGGATCCACCTGCAGCTCGACGTCGCGCGTGGCCACGTGCTCGTGCCCGCCGCGCAGATCGCTCCAGTCCAGGCCGCCGTGGATACGCCATGCATCGATGACGCGTCGCCGGCCGATGCAGGTAATGCGCGCATGCTCATGCAGCCGCGCCGCGAGATAGCCGCCGACGCTGCCCGCGCCATAGATGGCAATGCGGGGCAGGGCGTGCACGCTCATGCGACGGCCTTGGCCGCGGCACGACCGGCGATGCGGCCGGAGAACAGGCAGCCACCGAGGAAACTGCCTTCCAGTGCGCGATAACCGTGCAGCCCGCCACCACCGAAGCCTGCCGCTTCGCCCACCGCGTAAAGGCCGGGCAGCGGCGCGCCGTCATGACCGAGCACGCGTGCGTCCAGGTCGGTTTCCAGGCCGCCCAGCGTCTTGCGCGTCAGGATGTTCAGGCGTACGCCGATCAGCGGACCGTTCGCGGCATCCAGCAGTCGATGCGGTTTGGCCACGCGCACCAGCTTGTCGCCGCGATAGCGACGTGCGTTGTGGATGGCCATCACCTGGCTGTCCTTCGCAAACGGATTGTCGAACTGGCGGTCGCGCGCTTCGATCTCGCGCCGGATATGCGCTACGTCGAGCAGCGTATTGCCGGCCAGTGCATTCATGCCGGCGACCAGATCCTCCAGCGTATCGCGCACGATGAAATCGCGGCCGTGCTGCTTGAAAGCCTCCACCGGCGCCGGCGCGCCCTTGCCGACCGCGCGTTTGGCCACTTGCCGCCAGCTCTTGCCGGTGAGGTCGGGGTTCTGTTCCGAGCCCGACAGCGCGAACTCGCGCCGGATGATCTGCTGGTCGAGGATGAACCAGCTGTAGTCGTGGCCGGTGCGGCGCAGGTGTTCCAGCGTGCCCAGTGTGTCGAATCCCGGCCACAGCGGGCCCGGCAGGCGGTTGCCGGTGGCGTCGAACCAGAACGACGACGGGCCCGGAAGAATGCGGATCGCATGTCGGGGCCAGATCGGGCTCCAGTTCTCGATGCCTTCCACGTAGTGCCACATGCGGTCGCGGTTGATCAGGCGCGCACCGGCATGTTCAGTGATGCCCAGCATGCGGCCGTCCACGTGCGCAGGTACGCCGCACAGCATGTGCGCCGGCGGCGGACCCAGGCGTTCGGGCCAGTTCTGCCGCACCAGTGCGTGATTGCCGCCGATGCCGCCGGAGGCCACGATCACCGCCTGCGCGTGTTGTTCGAAGCCATGCAGCACGTCGCGCGAGCTGGGCTTGCCGCGCGCCATGCCGTCGGCCGCCAGCACGTTGCCGCGCACGCCGGTCACGGCGCCGCCTTCCACCATCAGCTCATCCACGCGATGGCGGAAACCAAACTTCAGCAGGCCCTTCGCCTGCGCTTCACGCGCGCGTCGCACGAACGGTTCGATCACACCGGGGCCGGTGCCCCAGGTCACGTGGAACCGCGGTACGGAATTGCCGTGGCCCACGGAACCGTGGCCGCCACGTTCGGCCCAGCCCACCACCGGAAACCAGCGCATGCCCATGGCGTGCAGCCAGGCGCGTTTTTCACCAGCGGCGAAATCCACGTAGGCTTCGGCCCAGCGGCGCGGCCACGCATCCTCGGGACGATCGAACGCCGCCGTACCCATCCAGTCGGCGAGCGCCAGCGCGTGCGAATCGCGCACGCCCATGCGCCGTTGTTCCGGCGAGTCGACGAAAAACAGTCCTCCGAATGACCAGAACGCCTGCCCCCCCAGGCTTTGTTCCGGTTCCTGGTCCAGCACCAGCACACGCTTGCCGGCATCGGCCAGTTCCGTGGCGGCCACCAGCCCTGCGAGGCCGGCTCCCACCACGACCACATCGCACCCGTCCCGCATCCTCCGCCTCCCCGTGGCGATTCGCGTTCCCGAGCCGCGAACTTAGCGTGCCCGTTCAGCCATTCCTAGGTGCGCTGCGTCATAGGCCAGAAGGCACGCCATGACCGACGGCACGGCATGACGTGCGGCCCATGCCGGGCTTTCGTGCCGTGCGGCATCGTGAGCTTCGACGACGCGCGGCAAGGCGCGGACGCAGCACACGGAGGGAGCAGGATGCGTACCACCTTGATGGCTTGCGCACTGGCGACGGGATGGGCGCTGGTTGGCACTGCCCAGGCAGGCGGTGTCGACGTGCACGACGACCGGTGCGGTTACTCCACGGATTACGACGTGCAGGTCATGCCTGATGGCGTCGCCTTTCATCGCGACAACGGCAAGCCGGCCGATGTGTTCATGCATGACGGTCACCTGCGCGTGGACGGTCGCAACGTGGCGGTGAACAACGACGATGCGTTGCGCCTGCGCGATTACGAACGGCAGGTTCGCCAGTTGCTCCCTGATGTGGCGAGTGTGGCGCGCGACGGCGTCAACATGGGTTTCGCGGCGATGCGCACCGTGTTGATGACGTTTGCCGAGAACGATGACGAGCGTCATCGCCTGGTCGGCCGCCTCGACGACAACCATCGCCAGGCACTCGCGCGTATCGACAACGGCCTGGGCAAGGGCGTGTGGAAAGTGACCGACATGGAGCGGGTGGTCGAGAAGAGCATCGAGACATCGGTATCGGATCTGGTGGCCAAGGTGGCTGGCGAGGCAGTGGAAGCCGCGCTGACCGGCGACGGAGACCGGGTGGCGGCGCTGGAGGCACGCGCCAGCACGCTCGACCAGAGCCTGGATCGCGAAATGGGCCGGCGTTCGGGCGAACTCGGTCGCCGTGCCGAGGCGTTGTGCCCGAAGCTGGGTTCGCTCGATGCCCTGCAGCAACAGTTCCAGTTTCGCCTGCCGGACGGCTCGCGCCTGCAACTGCTCGACGATGACAAGGACAACAAGAAGCTGATAACAGCCACGGATAGTGCGCGCGCCGGAAGAGGCGACCTCGTTCACTGATCCACGGTCGGGGCTCCCCAGCACGACATTGGACCGCGTCGGTCTCCGGCGTGGTCCCGTTTTGCATGCGCGCGGACAACGGAACCTTGATTGGCGGGCTGTTAGGCTCGCGAGGTTTGCTATCCGAAGGACTCGCGATCCATGCATCAACTTCTGGCCCGCCTGCCGCTTTCCGAAGGCTCCATCAACACGATCATCAACCTCGTTCTGGCGCTATTGCTGCTGCTGATCGGCCTGTGGCTGGCCGCACGCGTAGCCAACGTCGCGCGCCGCGCGATGCAGCGCGCCAGCCTCGATGAAACCCTGATCGGCTTCCTGCGCAACGTGATCTACGGCGTGCTGATCGCGGTGCTTATCGTGATGGTGCTGCAGCAGGCCGGCGTGCCTTCGGCGCCGCTGGTGGCCGCGCTGGGAGCCGGCGGCCTCGCCATCGGCCTGGCCTTGCAGGGCTCGCTCAGCAATCTCGCGTGGGGCGTGCTGCTGATCCTGTTCCGGCCACTGCGCGTGGGCGACTACATCCGCGCCGGCGGCGTGGAGGGCACGGTGGCAGGCGTGAGCCTGATGTACACGCTGCTGGTGATGCCGGACAACCGCGAAGCCGCGGTGCCCAACGCCAAGATCGGCTCCGACGCCATCATCAATTTCAATCGTCGCGGCACGCGACGTTTCGAGCTCAAGGTGGGCATTGGCTACAAGGACGATATGGGCAAGGCGATGGACCTGGTCCGCGAGCTGTTCGCTGCCGACGCGCGCATCCTGCGCGATCCCGAGCCTGGCGTATGGCTGGACAGCCTGGGTGACGGCGCGGTGGTGCTGGTGATGCGGGCGCATACCCGTGTTGCCGATTCGTGGCCCGCCCAGACCGATTTCCTGCGCGCCGTGAAGGAGCGATTCGAGGCCTCGGGCATCAACATGGCGGTGCCCCAGCGCGAGGTGACGGTGGTGCGGGGAATCCTGCCGGAGCAGACCACCTGACCAAGTGGAATGCCCTGTCGGGCCGTGGTTTTCGACGATTCCGGCAAAGAGGGGCCGAAACCCTCGACCAAAGTCGTGCATACGTATGCGAATGGTGCCTTCAACCGATCCAAAAGCGTCCGGAACCGGGTCTCGTTCGCTATGATTGATGCCTTACGCGGCCGTCATCCCCGCCGGCTCGCCATCGCCATCCGTAGGAGAAACCATGGCCGACCTTAAAGAAGCACGCGTCCCCGATATCGGCAGCGAAAACGTGCCGGTGATCGAAGTGCTGGTGAAACCCGGCGACAAGGTGGCCAAGGAGCAGGGCCTGGTCACGCTGGAATCGGACAAGGCGACCATGGAAGTGCCGGCCCCGTTCGCGGGCACGGTGAAGGAAGTGAAATTGAAGGTGGGTGACGAGGCCTCCGAAGGCACGCTCATCGCCATCATCGAGGTCGAAGGCGACGCCGCGGCCCCCGCGCCCAAGCAGGCTGCGCCGGCCAAGGCCGAAGCGCCCGCCAAGGCTGCTCCCGCGCCGGCTCCCGCTCCCGCCGCCCCCGCTGCAGCGCCCGCCGCTGGCGGTGGTGCCGTGCAGGAAGTGAAGGTGCCCGACATCGGCAGCACCGACGTGCCCGTCATCGAGATCCTGGTGAAGGTGGGCGACACCGTCGCCAAGGACCAGGGCCTGATCACGCTGGAATCGGACAAGGCCACGATGGAAGTGCCGGCCCCGTTCGCGGGCGTGGTGA
The nucleotide sequence above comes from Dyella telluris. Encoded proteins:
- a CDS encoding DUF2884 family protein, whose product is MRLRHLSVLLGFSAASMALHAQDLATTCHATSSYDLTVAPDHLQFDRAQPSPKVVVLHDGSLRTDGAAVSMRPDDEDRLSLFERDLRALVPRAKAVAANGVDMLAAAMHDEGTRLQLDAATRAELDRRVASRAAELKQRIAASNSTHDWQGNLADQYANQLAADLMPLLANDLGQQAMNAAMTGDLQAAASLRDTAADLTTQLRPRLEQRMQALSPQIKALCPSVQRLAELQQGLRGAGGQPLNLLEVGQ
- a CDS encoding PA2169 family four-helix-bundle protein; this translates as MSRAPHYNALIRRGIDDRALYRRALSQVREPGLQALLGENLQTLDALIGDLQAHVHAAGRTPARHGTLAGAIRSVLADMAVGMAGNRDSAWVHYLARNECALLHVFEQQLARASDDSARVLRVQLSRLHGIHKDMHCLAGTTHG
- a CDS encoding DUF924 family protein produces the protein MISTPADVLDFWFEPATEAHWFARSHAFDDAVRERFGATLEAARRGDLDAWANTPEGWLALLIVRDQFSRNVYRNDHRAWSTDAGTQAIALAGIARGYDQALSPLQRLFAYLPLEHAEDLALQQHCVSLFERLAAEQPEAARARFKDFLDYARQHHDVIKRFGRFPHRNAVLGRADTPAEQAYLSTPGTGF
- a CDS encoding DUF2845 domain-containing protein, translating into MRRYLLLALLLLSASAYASNTYRVGSSVLTVGDSAVRAMQLMGQPDFKEPVQSDFGGYQGERWQYLRDDGRVVIITIINGKVAEIADRSR
- a CDS encoding DUF2845 domain-containing protein, with protein sequence MRRYLVLGGLLLTCAVHAGSGTLRVGSQVLVVGDSATRVIELLGKPSYRGHAKAAPSQRKSGKKGSKASTSGGEQWQYRQGNRLVTITLADGKITGIRDDGR
- a CDS encoding low temperature requirement protein A; translated protein: MSNVPPAAEHASPSLLRLRQPGAHGKVTNIELFFDLVFVYAVTQLSHTLLHDLSVMGAVRVLLLFLAVWWVWIFTGWIANWLDPERLAVRLLVLALMFAGLLLSTALPEAFDGRGKVFAMAYVAMQVGRSLFMVWALRHASQSARFNFYRITTWLAVTGVLWLVGAFADGHARLAWWAVALGIEYMGPAAFFYVPGLGQSSTREWDVEGGHMAERCSLFVIIALGESVVVMGSTFADSARTPDLWLTCVTAFIGCVAMWWIYFDMGVERGSRSIRHSADPGRTARIAYTYLHLLIVAGIIVSAVGDELSLTHPHAAPDTAQVAVLLGGPALYLLGNALFKQAANQTNVPLSHLAGLGLLALLLWPAHAMTVMSLATATTVVLVVVAVWESLSLRDLRRELYGATEE
- a CDS encoding 2-dehydropantoate 2-reductase gives rise to the protein MSVHALPRIAIYGAGSVGGYLAARLHEHARITCIGRRRVIDAWRIHGGLDWSDLRGGHEHVATRDVELQVDPFAAAKAHLVLVTVKSAATETVAQELAGIIAPGVPVVSFQNGLHNAAILRDALPGHPVLAGMVPFNVLQRIPGDFHQGSGGELMVEAHDSLAAFFPVFEASGLPLMARPDMPAVLAAKLLLNLNNAINALANVPLKDELSQRDWRRCLALAQREALAVFAAAQVQPAKLTPLRPQWLPRVLEMPDSWFRRLASRLLAIDPVARSSMWEDLERGRPTEVDAINGEVVRIAARHGVTAPVNARLVALIHEAEQARRTWSAQALLAELHGVQVPTAA
- a CDS encoding FAD-binding dehydrogenase produces the protein MRDGCDVVVVGAGLAGLVAATELADAGKRVLVLDQEPEQSLGGQAFWSFGGLFFVDSPEQRRMGVRDSHALALADWMGTAAFDRPEDAWPRRWAEAYVDFAAGEKRAWLHAMGMRWFPVVGWAERGGHGSVGHGNSVPRFHVTWGTGPGVIEPFVRRAREAQAKGLLKFGFRHRVDELMVEGGAVTGVRGNVLAADGMARGKPSSRDVLHGFEQHAQAVIVASGGIGGNHALVRQNWPERLGPPPAHMLCGVPAHVDGRMLGITEHAGARLINRDRMWHYVEGIENWSPIWPRHAIRILPGPSSFWFDATGNRLPGPLWPGFDTLGTLEHLRRTGHDYSWFILDQQIIRREFALSGSEQNPDLTGKSWRQVAKRAVGKGAPAPVEAFKQHGRDFIVRDTLEDLVAGMNALAGNTLLDVAHIRREIEARDRQFDNPFAKDSQVMAIHNARRYRGDKLVRVAKPHRLLDAANGPLIGVRLNILTRKTLGGLETDLDARVLGHDGAPLPGLYAVGEAAGFGGGGLHGYRALEGSFLGGCLFSGRIAGRAAAKAVA
- a CDS encoding DUF2884 family protein; translated protein: MRTTLMACALATGWALVGTAQAGGVDVHDDRCGYSTDYDVQVMPDGVAFHRDNGKPADVFMHDGHLRVDGRNVAVNNDDALRLRDYERQVRQLLPDVASVARDGVNMGFAAMRTVLMTFAENDDERHRLVGRLDDNHRQALARIDNGLGKGVWKVTDMERVVEKSIETSVSDLVAKVAGEAVEAALTGDGDRVAALEARASTLDQSLDREMGRRSGELGRRAEALCPKLGSLDALQQQFQFRLPDGSRLQLLDDDKDNKKLITATDSARAGRGDLVH
- a CDS encoding mechanosensitive ion channel family protein, which encodes MHQLLARLPLSEGSINTIINLVLALLLLLIGLWLAARVANVARRAMQRASLDETLIGFLRNVIYGVLIAVLIVMVLQQAGVPSAPLVAALGAGGLAIGLALQGSLSNLAWGVLLILFRPLRVGDYIRAGGVEGTVAGVSLMYTLLVMPDNREAAVPNAKIGSDAIINFNRRGTRRFELKVGIGYKDDMGKAMDLVRELFAADARILRDPEPGVWLDSLGDGAVVLVMRAHTRVADSWPAQTDFLRAVKERFEASGINMAVPQREVTVVRGILPEQTT